One window of the Trifolium pratense cultivar HEN17-A07 linkage group LG2, ARS_RC_1.1, whole genome shotgun sequence genome contains the following:
- the LOC123905252 gene encoding uncharacterized protein LOC123905252 yields the protein MNFSRSRFKISKLLLKKRPTFSGVENLDDNTKVSALKASSFVVSLVSSSGASVLSQNCGAIVERDGNTNIVITSLNLARPCDETKFRKNDLADDLKVVVYASDGSCFFEPAKLSMINDASVSETDFLRRHSNKSKHGDNVIVVGRYFQGVNAYMAAPGVLSLNRFRSEKYDCNELFTISSRFTRCGDGASVISTSRELLGITFFDISTSSPLLPINLINKMWEHFKEHGKMRHPSYGFDAKNVRFALLPKLES from the exons atgaatttttcgAGATCGAGattcaaaatctcaaaattgcTGCTGAAAAAAAGACCTACGTTTTCCGGCGTCGAAAACTTAGATGACAACACTAAAGTTTCTGCGCTGAAGGCTTCATCTTTTGTCGTTTCCCTCGTCTCATCTTCTGGTGCCTCCGTATTGAGTCAAAATTGCGGAGCAATTGTTGAAAGAGATGGTAATACCAATATTGTAATCACATCACTCAATTTAGCACGCCCTTGTGATGAAACCAAATTTCGTAAAAACGATTTGGCAGATGATTTAAAGGTGGTTGTTTATGCTAGTGATGGTAGTTG CTTTTTTGAGCCGGCAAAGTTATCCATGATTAATGACGCTAGTGTTTCGGAAACTGATTTTCTTCGTCGTCATTCAAACAAATCAAAACATGGTGATAACGTAATTGTAGTTGGCCGTTATTTTCAAGGGGTAAATGCATATATGGCCGCTCCGGGTGTGTTAAGTTTGAACCGGTTTAGGTCCGAGAAATATGATTGTAACGAGCTTTTTACGATAAGTTCTCGTTTTACTCGGTGTGGGGATGGAGCTTCTGTTATAAGCACCTCAAGAGAATTGCTTGGAATTACTTTCTTTGACATCAGTACTTCATCACCTCTTCTGCCCATCAACCTTATCAATAAGATGTGGGAGCATTTCAAAGAACATGGGAAAATGCGCCACCCCTCTTATGGTTTTGATGCTAAGAATGTTCGCTTCGCCCTACTGCCtaagcttgagagttga